The Deltaproteobacteria bacterium genome window below encodes:
- a CDS encoding ABC transporter, with amino-acid sequence IDAKTTADLLRVVVGWHGEGRTIIAVLHDLDQVRESFPDTLLIAREPVGWGATTKVLRAEHLFQARQMAEAWDDRAEVCWRGVA; translated from the coding sequence ATCGACGCCAAGACCACGGCCGACCTTCTGAGGGTGGTGGTGGGATGGCATGGCGAAGGACGAACGATCATCGCCGTGCTGCATGACCTCGACCAGGTGCGAGAGAGTTTTCCCGACACCCTGCTGATTGCCCGGGAGCCCGTTGGCTGGGGGGCGACTACCAAGGTTCTGCGGGCAGAACATCTCTTCCAGGCGCGACAGATGGCGGAGGCGTGGGATGACCGTGCCGAGGTCTGCTGGCGAGGCGTTGCCTGA
- a CDS encoding metal ABC transporter permease — translation MDIHAALIQPFIEFGFMRRALAACLALSLGCGPAGTLLVLRRMSLVGDALSHAVLPGAAIGFMIAGLSLVVMSFGGFIAGLVVAGLSGLVARVTPQREDASFAAFYLISLALGVLIVSTHGSNVDLMHVLFGTILAVDDASLLLIVSIATLTLFTLAVIGRGLIVECFDPGFLRAVGGPGAAVHFVFLVLVVMNLVAGFHALGTLMAVGLMMLPAAAARFWAGQVATLAAASSAIAFASAYAGLLLSYHVNLPSGPAIILVAGGVYIVSVVAGPRGSLRTRFLPLRHLEA, via the coding sequence ATGGACATCCATGCCGCCCTGATCCAGCCGTTCATCGAGTTCGGCTTCATGCGCAGGGCGCTGGCGGCTTGCCTGGCGCTCAGCCTCGGCTGCGGCCCGGCGGGCACTCTCCTTGTTCTGCGCCGCATGAGCCTCGTCGGGGATGCCTTGAGCCACGCCGTGCTGCCGGGTGCGGCCATTGGTTTCATGATCGCCGGGCTCTCCCTCGTCGTCATGAGCTTCGGCGGCTTCATCGCGGGCCTGGTCGTGGCGGGGCTGTCCGGTCTCGTGGCGCGTGTGACCCCTCAACGCGAGGATGCCAGCTTTGCCGCCTTCTATCTCATTTCGCTAGCGCTTGGGGTGCTCATCGTCTCCACACACGGCAGCAACGTCGATCTCATGCATGTGCTGTTCGGAACCATTCTCGCTGTCGACGATGCGTCCCTGCTGCTCATTGTCTCCATCGCGACGCTGACTCTTTTCACCCTGGCCGTCATCGGACGCGGATTGATCGTCGAGTGCTTCGATCCCGGCTTCCTGCGCGCCGTGGGTGGCCCCGGCGCCGCCGTTCACTTCGTGTTTCTGGTGTTGGTCGTCATGAACCTCGTCGCCGGGTTCCACGCGCTCGGTACGCTGATGGCGGTGGGGTTGATGATGCTCCCGGCCGCGGCCGCGAGGTTCTGGGCGGGTCAAGTCGCGACGCTCGCGGCCGCGAGCAGCGCCATCGCTTTCGCTTCCGCGTATGCGGGACTGCTGCTCTCTTACCACGTAAATCTTCCGTCCGGACCGGCGATCATCCTGGTGGCCGGGGGCGTCTACATCGTCTCGGTTGTCGCGGGTCCGCGCGGCAGCCTGCGGACGCGGTTCCTGCCGCTCCGCCATCTTGAAGCTTGA
- a CDS encoding metal ABC transporter substrate-binding protein, which produces MHRFSRRLILAALVTLAVAATSPSWAADKLKVVATFTVLGDMVKNVGGEHVTLTTLVGPDGDAHVYEPTPADARALAQADLVLVNGLGFEGWIDRLVKASGYKGPVVVASEGIALLRAEEDEHHHEGAFDPHGWQDLANGRIYVANVADALAAADTAHANDYRRRAEAYDRELVTLDRDIRGRLDAVPAERRKVITSHDAFRYFGRAYGIEFHAPVGLSTEDEPSAGEVAALIRQIRNEGIHTLFVDNITDPRLVQQLAREAEAVVGGTLYADSLSGATGPAPTYLDMFRHNASELVKAFTK; this is translated from the coding sequence ATGCATCGCTTTTCGCGCCGCTTGATTCTGGCTGCGCTTGTCACCCTCGCCGTCGCCGCGACGTCTCCATCCTGGGCAGCCGACAAACTCAAGGTCGTTGCCACCTTCACCGTTCTCGGAGACATGGTGAAGAATGTCGGCGGGGAGCACGTCACCCTCACCACGCTGGTGGGGCCGGACGGTGATGCCCACGTCTACGAACCGACTCCGGCCGATGCGCGCGCGCTGGCCCAGGCGGACCTGGTCCTCGTCAACGGCCTTGGCTTCGAAGGCTGGATCGACCGGCTCGTCAAGGCATCCGGCTACAAGGGGCCGGTTGTCGTGGCCAGCGAAGGGATTGCTTTGTTAAGGGCGGAAGAGGACGAACACCACCACGAAGGCGCGTTCGACCCTCACGGCTGGCAGGATCTCGCCAACGGACGCATCTATGTCGCCAATGTCGCTGATGCACTTGCCGCGGCCGATACGGCTCATGCCAACGACTACCGCCGCCGTGCCGAAGCTTACGACCGCGAACTGGTGACGCTGGATCGGGACATCCGCGGCCGGCTCGACGCCGTCCCCGCGGAACGGCGCAAGGTGATCACCTCGCACGACGCGTTCCGGTACTTTGGGCGCGCCTACGGCATCGAATTTCATGCCCCGGTCGGTCTCAGCACCGAAGACGAACCGTCGGCAGGCGAAGTGGCCGCTCTCATTCGCCAGATCCGGAATGAGGGCATCCACACATTGTTCGTCGACAACATCACCGACCCTCGCCTGGTGCAGCAACTCGCCCGCGAAGCCGAGGCCGTCGTTGGGGGTACGCTCTACGCGGACTCGCTTTCCGGGGCCACCGGTCCGGCGCCGACCTATCTCGACATGTTCCGCCACAACGCGAGCGAACTCGTCAAGGCCTTCACGAAATGA
- a CDS encoding GTP-binding protein, translating into MNAPQKIPVSILTGFLGSGKTTLLNRILSEEHGKRIAVIENEYGEVGIDQALVIDADEEVFEMSNGCICCTVRGDLIRVLGNLMKRRDKFDYVLVETTGLADPGPVAQTFFMDDEIRAEFSLDGIVTLVDAAHIEQQLGRSDESTEQVAFADVLVLNKTDLVNGEALDRLETRLRDMNRMARVVRSERANVSVDTVLNLGAFELDKVLERRPTFLEPEYPFEWSGVYSLDIGRYELRLADGPDPAMSLVVVPDQGTDDAALRESAEWCVRRYAEPAAIISPGEEIPVGKHVSLPLDSPGRKSFFLEVDAQVRVGLYTQHTAEEFDLQLTNAEGATVRPEVERTWVAQHEHDDEVGSIAIERDGDVDPKKLNAWLGELLRERGVDIFRMKGFISLAGESRRFVFQGVHMLFDAQPDRPWGDSPRRNQLVFIGRNLDEQSMRQGFEACLS; encoded by the coding sequence ATGAACGCTCCACAAAAGATACCTGTTTCCATCCTCACCGGCTTCCTCGGCTCCGGCAAGACGACCCTGCTCAACCGGATCTTGAGCGAGGAGCACGGTAAGCGCATTGCCGTGATCGAGAACGAGTACGGGGAGGTCGGCATCGATCAGGCGCTCGTCATCGACGCTGACGAAGAGGTCTTCGAGATGTCGAACGGCTGCATCTGCTGCACGGTGCGCGGAGACCTGATCCGCGTGCTCGGCAATCTCATGAAGCGCCGCGACAAGTTCGACTATGTGTTGGTGGAGACCACAGGGCTCGCCGATCCCGGCCCGGTCGCTCAGACCTTCTTCATGGACGACGAGATTCGCGCGGAGTTCTCGCTTGACGGGATCGTCACGCTCGTCGATGCAGCCCACATCGAGCAGCAGCTCGGGCGAAGCGACGAGAGCACCGAGCAAGTCGCGTTCGCGGACGTCCTCGTTCTGAACAAGACGGACCTCGTCAACGGCGAGGCACTCGACAGGCTCGAAACTCGGCTCCGGGACATGAACCGAATGGCGCGAGTCGTGCGTAGCGAGCGGGCGAACGTCTCCGTCGATACGGTGCTCAACTTGGGTGCCTTCGAACTGGACAAGGTGCTCGAGCGTCGCCCCACCTTCCTCGAGCCGGAGTATCCGTTCGAATGGAGTGGAGTCTATTCGCTCGATATCGGCCGCTACGAACTCAGGCTCGCCGACGGACCTGATCCGGCGATGTCGCTCGTCGTCGTGCCCGACCAGGGCACGGATGACGCTGCCCTCCGCGAGAGTGCGGAGTGGTGTGTGCGGCGGTACGCCGAACCTGCGGCAATCATATCCCCGGGGGAGGAGATTCCCGTCGGAAAGCATGTGAGCCTCCCGCTCGATTCACCCGGGCGCAAGTCGTTCTTCCTGGAGGTCGATGCGCAGGTGCGGGTTGGGCTCTACACCCAGCACACCGCGGAAGAGTTCGATCTCCAACTGACGAACGCGGAAGGAGCGACCGTCAGGCCAGAAGTCGAGCGCACCTGGGTCGCACAGCACGAACACGACGACGAGGTGGGCTCCATCGCCATCGAGAGAGACGGCGACGTCGATCCCAAAAAGCTCAACGCCTGGCTTGGCGAACTGCTCCGTGAGCGTGGGGTGGACATCTTCCGAATGAAGGGCTTCATCAGCCTCGCGGGTGAGTCGCGTCGCTTCGTCTTCCAGGGGGTTCACATGCTCTTTGACGCCCAGCCGGATCGTCCATGGGGAGACTCGCCCCGGCGCAATCAGCTCGTCTTCATCGGCCGCAACCTCGACGAGCAGAGCATGCGGCAAGGATTCGAGGCATGTCTGAGTTGA